From Pseudomonas sp. B21-028, one genomic window encodes:
- a CDS encoding non-ribosomal peptide synthetase, translating into MATPSTSTATLLRQSLSQALGLPAEQIPLEANLIEWGLDSVTLIRLAGQWQRQGLPARFADLVADPRLSAWLARLDTAQPESIDDTPPGVDEHLPFELAPMQHAYWIGRAPGQQLGDVAAHFYNEFDGNDVDPVRLQAAVRALFERHAMLRAQFGEDGRQQILAQSPWPGLKVHDLRQTDVEQAQQRLLALRAELSHRRLAVEQGEVLDIQLSLLPDALRPAGTRLHLNLDMLAADALSLRTLLGDLVLLYRQQPLPPLDYSFARYLAQRRQEHAQPEQRARHQQDRDYWLQRLEQLPGAPRLPIKAHCSDDCQVRRRHHWLSPSQRQAFERHARENTLTPAMALAAVFCEALGAWCETPELLLNLPLFNRAPLHADVDRLVGDFTSSILLAWDGTQAGTFAVRARALQQRFHEDAAHSAFSGLEVLRELSRQQGEPVLAPVVYTSALGLGELFAEGVQDSFGRPAWIISQGPQVWLDAQVTELDGGILVNLDAREGLFADGVLDGLFDAYTGLLQRLCVEPSAWQQLPPALTPPSHLAVRQQSQGRPAPLPVKRLHDDFFQLAQTAPEAPALLYGNQAMSYGTLAERALQLAGYLERQGVKRGDVVAIQLPKGPEQVIAVLGVLACSATYLPIGFDQPPARRQKIVDSSDARLLLSALPDDGEALRAPRPGKISDLAYILYTSGSTGEPKGVEISHLAAANTLQDLQRRLDLNPHDRILALSALEFDLSVFDLFAALSTGAAVICVESQAQRDAERWRELALQHRASVLNCVPALLDMLLSCAPSHAADLPLRAVLLGGDKVAPDLAPRLWAQAPGCRFMALGGATETAIHSTLYEVVPGQPLHWHCLPYGKPLDNVSLRIVDRHGHDCPDWVAGELWIGGAGVALGYRGDPLRTAERFVEYQGLRWYRTGDSARYHPDGNVEFLGRSDFQLKLRGYRIEAGEIENALVAWPGIEQATVMLDGQRLAAVVRLHDGPAEPASVDLPGLPGHLAERLPAYMIPERILGCAQWPLTANGKVDRKALLEWLAAQDPSPRRDLSPPCGPIERQVARAWQALLGCGEVCREHNFFSLGGDSLSATRLVRLLAEQGLGGARVAEIFANPVLARFCASLHQDAEAVTRRNIVADLSQRYEPFPTTEVQQAYWLGRDPSLVLGGVSCHFYREYEVEDLDLPRLQCALERLIERHEMLRAVFDRHGQARILEEVPRFTIGQAYSRLDELREHCAHRVFDPAQWPLFDVQALVHGRHTRLAISLDNLILDALSILSLYAELDALYRDPTLQLAPLQLSFRDYQLQSAPEPAELEAAQRFWQERLPELPPHPQLPLAVDPASLGRPRFERLQGQIDAQAWGAILTKAQQHGLTASAVLLCAFAETLSRWSARPDLSLNLTLFDRRPLHPQIDQVMGDFTSLTLLGYTPRTGERWLDRARRTQQTLGEALEHRSLGSVGLLRQLARGNGEQQASMPVVFTSALGVPDGTAAPQDGPFAHQVFGLTQTPQVWLDHQVVEADGGIALNWDRVVGLFPEGMVEAMFDAYLYSLNWLAEQPWDSAPPDLLPLAQAERRARINAPGAGVPGDPTLHQGFFQQARQAPRNTALLWDEDGTLSYGELADRALRIARSLVDAGVMPGDLVGVSLVKGAHQVASVLGVLAAGAAYLPIGVDQPLQRCQRIVQQAGVMLIIAEHDPLLPEVRYLKPARALEAEPLPAPLPVAPDALAYVIYTSGSTGQPKGVEITHRAAMNTVADINRRYGVQATDRGLALSALDFDLSVYDLFGLLSVGAALVLIDEHQRRDARAWLKALQHHGVTLWNSVPALLDMLLEANVHDRRPLALRVALLSGDWIGLDLPARLAQQAPACRFIALGGATEAAIWSNHFEVREALPGWRSIPYGLPLGNQAYRVVDVLGRDCPDWVTGELWIGGAGVARGYRHAPQLSAERFVDGWYRTGDLGRYHPDGLLEFLGRADSQVKIRGHRIELGEIEAALVRHPAVSMAVALVTGQNRLMAAVTATVPAQALAAHLEQCLPAYMRPEQLQVLDRLPLSSNGKVDRRALLAALEAIAQPTPDLDEQPLSEGEQLIAELWQQLLNVPSVSRHDNFFRLGGDSLLATRFLEMLRTRLGVEIPMGQLFGAATLLEVAQTLECQPNPDTVEEGVI; encoded by the coding sequence ATGGCCACTCCCAGCACCTCAACCGCAACACTGCTACGTCAGTCCCTGTCCCAGGCCCTGGGCCTGCCCGCTGAACAGATCCCGCTCGAAGCCAACCTGATCGAATGGGGGCTGGATTCGGTCACGCTGATCCGCCTGGCCGGTCAATGGCAACGCCAGGGCCTGCCGGCGCGTTTCGCCGACCTGGTCGCCGATCCCCGGCTGTCCGCATGGTTGGCCAGGCTCGACACCGCCCAGCCGGAATCCATCGACGACACTCCGCCCGGCGTGGACGAACACCTGCCCTTCGAACTGGCACCGATGCAGCACGCTTATTGGATCGGTCGCGCTCCCGGTCAACAGTTGGGCGACGTGGCCGCGCACTTCTATAACGAATTCGATGGCAACGACGTCGATCCGGTCCGGTTGCAAGCCGCCGTTCGCGCACTGTTTGAACGTCACGCCATGCTGCGTGCCCAGTTCGGCGAAGATGGCCGCCAGCAGATCCTCGCGCAGAGCCCCTGGCCAGGCCTCAAGGTCCATGACCTGCGCCAGACCGATGTCGAACAGGCGCAACAACGGCTGCTGGCCTTGCGCGCGGAACTGTCCCACCGCCGGTTGGCCGTCGAGCAGGGCGAGGTGCTGGACATCCAATTGTCGCTGCTGCCCGATGCCCTGCGCCCAGCTGGTACCCGCTTGCACCTGAACCTCGACATGCTCGCCGCCGACGCCCTGAGCCTGCGCACCTTGCTGGGCGACCTGGTGCTTTTGTATCGCCAGCAACCCTTGCCACCGCTCGACTACAGCTTTGCTCGCTACCTGGCCCAGCGTCGCCAGGAACATGCACAGCCTGAGCAGCGAGCGCGCCATCAACAGGACCGCGACTACTGGCTGCAACGCCTGGAACAGCTTCCCGGCGCCCCGCGCCTGCCGATCAAGGCTCACTGCAGCGACGATTGCCAGGTAAGGCGTCGTCACCATTGGCTGTCGCCTTCGCAGCGCCAGGCCTTCGAACGTCATGCCCGGGAAAATACCCTGACCCCCGCCATGGCCCTGGCAGCCGTATTCTGCGAAGCCCTGGGCGCCTGGTGCGAAACGCCCGAACTGTTGCTGAACCTGCCGCTGTTCAACCGTGCCCCCCTGCATGCCGATGTCGACCGTCTGGTGGGCGACTTCACTTCATCGATCCTGCTGGCCTGGGATGGTACGCAAGCCGGTACTTTTGCCGTGCGGGCCCGGGCCCTGCAACAGCGCTTTCATGAAGATGCCGCCCACAGCGCGTTTTCCGGCCTGGAAGTGCTGCGCGAGCTGTCCCGACAACAGGGCGAACCCGTCCTGGCGCCCGTGGTGTACACCAGTGCCCTGGGCCTGGGGGAACTGTTCGCCGAAGGCGTGCAGGACAGTTTCGGCCGACCGGCCTGGATCATCTCCCAGGGCCCGCAAGTGTGGCTCGACGCGCAGGTCACCGAGCTGGACGGCGGCATACTGGTCAACCTCGACGCCCGGGAAGGGCTATTCGCCGATGGTGTACTGGATGGTTTGTTCGACGCCTACACCGGGCTGCTGCAACGTCTTTGCGTTGAGCCTTCGGCCTGGCAGCAGTTGCCCCCGGCGCTGACGCCGCCCAGCCATCTCGCCGTGCGACAACAGTCACAAGGCCGGCCCGCGCCCCTGCCGGTGAAACGCCTGCACGATGACTTTTTCCAACTGGCCCAAACGGCTCCCGAGGCGCCCGCCTTGCTTTATGGCAACCAGGCCATGAGCTACGGCACCCTGGCCGAGCGTGCCCTGCAACTGGCGGGCTATCTCGAGCGCCAGGGGGTCAAGCGGGGGGACGTCGTCGCCATCCAGCTGCCCAAAGGACCGGAACAGGTCATCGCGGTATTGGGCGTCCTGGCGTGCAGCGCCACGTACCTGCCCATCGGCTTCGATCAACCCCCGGCCCGTCGGCAGAAGATCGTCGACTCGTCCGACGCCCGGTTGCTGCTCAGCGCATTGCCCGATGATGGCGAAGCCCTGCGCGCACCGCGCCCCGGTAAAATCAGTGACCTGGCCTACATCCTCTACACCTCCGGCTCCACGGGGGAGCCAAAAGGCGTGGAAATCAGCCATCTCGCGGCGGCCAATACCCTGCAAGACCTGCAGCGACGCTTGGACCTGAACCCCCATGATCGGATCCTCGCGCTGTCGGCGCTGGAGTTCGACTTGTCAGTATTCGACCTGTTTGCGGCCCTCTCCACGGGCGCCGCGGTGATCTGCGTCGAATCCCAGGCCCAGCGCGATGCCGAACGCTGGCGCGAACTGGCGTTGCAGCACCGCGCCAGCGTGCTCAATTGCGTGCCGGCGCTGTTGGACATGCTGCTCAGTTGTGCACCCAGCCACGCCGCCGACCTGCCCCTGCGCGCCGTGCTATTGGGTGGCGACAAAGTGGCCCCGGACCTGGCGCCGCGGCTGTGGGCCCAGGCCCCGGGCTGTCGCTTCATGGCCCTGGGCGGCGCCACCGAAACCGCCATCCACTCGACGCTCTACGAAGTGGTGCCCGGCCAGCCGCTGCACTGGCACTGCCTGCCATATGGCAAGCCCCTGGATAACGTCAGCCTGCGGATTGTCGACCGTCATGGCCACGACTGCCCGGATTGGGTCGCTGGCGAACTCTGGATCGGTGGCGCCGGTGTTGCCCTGGGCTACCGTGGCGACCCGCTGCGCACCGCCGAGCGTTTCGTCGAGTATCAAGGCCTGCGCTGGTACCGTACCGGCGACAGCGCACGCTACCATCCGGACGGCAACGTCGAATTCCTCGGACGCAGCGACTTCCAGCTCAAGCTGCGAGGCTATCGCATCGAAGCCGGGGAAATCGAGAACGCGCTGGTGGCCTGGCCTGGGATCGAGCAAGCCACGGTTATGCTCGACGGCCAACGCCTGGCGGCCGTGGTGCGCTTGCATGACGGCCCTGCGGAGCCGGCCTCCGTCGATCTGCCAGGCTTGCCGGGGCACCTGGCCGAGCGTCTGCCCGCCTATATGATTCCGGAGCGGATACTGGGTTGCGCGCAATGGCCCTTGACGGCCAATGGCAAGGTCGACCGCAAAGCCTTGCTCGAGTGGCTGGCCGCGCAAGATCCGAGTCCCCGCCGTGACCTGTCGCCCCCCTGCGGTCCCATTGAACGACAGGTGGCGCGGGCTTGGCAGGCCTTGCTGGGCTGCGGTGAGGTCTGTCGGGAACACAACTTCTTTTCCCTGGGCGGCGACTCCCTGAGCGCTACCCGCCTGGTGCGCCTGCTGGCCGAACAAGGCCTGGGGGGCGCCCGGGTGGCAGAGATCTTCGCCAACCCGGTGCTGGCCCGGTTCTGCGCCAGCCTGCATCAAGATGCCGAGGCCGTGACCCGGCGCAACATCGTGGCGGACCTGTCGCAGCGCTACGAACCCTTCCCCACGACCGAAGTGCAGCAGGCCTATTGGTTGGGCCGCGACCCAAGCCTGGTACTGGGAGGCGTGAGTTGCCACTTCTACCGCGAGTATGAGGTCGAGGACCTGGACCTGCCCCGCCTGCAATGTGCACTGGAGCGGCTGATCGAGCGCCATGAAATGCTTCGCGCCGTGTTCGACCGGCACGGCCAGGCACGCATCCTCGAAGAAGTGCCGAGGTTCACAATCGGCCAGGCCTACAGCCGCCTTGACGAGCTGCGCGAGCACTGTGCCCACCGGGTATTCGATCCGGCACAGTGGCCGTTGTTCGACGTGCAGGCCCTGGTCCATGGCCGGCATACACGCTTGGCCATCAGCCTGGACAACCTGATCCTCGATGCCCTGAGCATCCTGAGTCTCTACGCCGAACTCGACGCCTTGTACCGCGACCCGACGCTGCAACTGGCGCCGCTGCAACTGTCGTTTCGCGACTACCAACTGCAATCCGCCCCGGAGCCGGCCGAACTGGAAGCGGCACAACGTTTCTGGCAGGAACGCTTGCCCGAACTGCCGCCGCACCCGCAACTGCCGCTCGCAGTCGACCCAGCCAGCCTTGGTCGTCCCCGTTTCGAACGCCTGCAAGGACAGATCGATGCCCAGGCTTGGGGAGCGATACTGACCAAGGCCCAGCAGCATGGCCTGACAGCCTCGGCCGTGCTGCTCTGCGCCTTCGCCGAAACGCTCAGTCGCTGGAGCGCCCGTCCGGATCTGAGCCTGAACCTGACGCTGTTCGACCGCCGCCCGCTGCATCCTCAAATCGATCAGGTGATGGGCGACTTCACCTCCCTGACCCTGCTTGGCTACACCCCTCGAACGGGCGAGCGTTGGCTCGACCGGGCGCGCCGTACCCAACAGACCCTGGGCGAAGCCCTGGAGCATCGCAGCCTGGGCTCCGTGGGCCTGCTGCGCCAACTGGCCCGGGGCAACGGCGAGCAACAAGCGAGCATGCCAGTGGTATTCACCAGCGCCCTGGGCGTGCCCGACGGCACCGCCGCGCCACAGGACGGCCCCTTTGCCCATCAGGTGTTCGGCCTGACCCAGACACCGCAGGTGTGGCTCGACCATCAGGTGGTGGAAGCCGATGGCGGCATCGCGCTGAACTGGGACCGGGTGGTTGGCCTGTTTCCCGAAGGCATGGTCGAAGCCATGTTCGATGCCTACCTGTACAGCTTGAACTGGCTGGCCGAACAACCATGGGACAGTGCGCCACCGGACCTGCTGCCGCTGGCCCAGGCTGAGCGAAGGGCGCGGATCAACGCGCCGGGCGCCGGCGTACCTGGCGACCCGACCCTGCATCAGGGCTTCTTCCAGCAGGCCCGCCAGGCGCCACGGAATACTGCCCTGCTGTGGGACGAGGACGGCACGCTGAGTTATGGCGAACTGGCCGACCGCGCCCTGCGGATTGCCCGCAGTCTGGTGGACGCTGGCGTCATGCCCGGAGATTTGGTGGGAGTGTCCCTGGTCAAGGGCGCGCATCAGGTCGCCAGTGTCCTGGGCGTCCTGGCGGCGGGCGCGGCCTACTTGCCGATAGGGGTCGATCAACCGTTGCAACGCTGCCAGCGCATCGTGCAACAGGCCGGGGTGATGCTGATAATCGCCGAACACGACCCGCTGCTGCCGGAGGTCAGGTATCTCAAGCCCGCCCGGGCGCTGGAAGCCGAACCGCTTCCGGCCCCGCTACCGGTAGCGCCCGACGCCCTGGCCTATGTGATCTATACCTCAGGCTCCACCGGCCAACCCAAGGGCGTGGAAATCACCCACCGGGCAGCGATGAACACCGTGGCCGACATCAATCGTCGCTACGGCGTCCAGGCAACGGATCGTGGCCTGGCCTTGTCGGCGCTGGACTTCGATCTCTCGGTATACGACCTGTTCGGCCTGCTGTCGGTGGGGGCCGCCCTGGTGTTGATCGACGAACATCAACGCCGTGATGCGCGAGCCTGGCTCAAGGCGCTCCAGCACCATGGCGTAACCCTGTGGAACAGCGTGCCGGCCTTGCTCGACATGCTGCTCGAAGCCAACGTCCATGACCGCCGGCCGCTGGCGCTGCGGGTGGCCTTGCTGTCGGGGGACTGGATCGGACTCGACCTCCCCGCCCGCCTGGCACAACAGGCGCCGGCATGCCGTTTCATCGCCCTGGGCGGCGCTACCGAGGCGGCCATCTGGTCCAACCATTTCGAAGTGCGCGAGGCCTTGCCCGGCTGGCGCTCGATTCCCTACGGCCTGCCCCTGGGCAACCAGGCCTATCGGGTGGTTGATGTCCTGGGCCGGGATTGCCCGGACTGGGTCACGGGGGAGCTGTGGATCGGCGGCGCAGGGGTTGCACGCGGGTATCGCCACGCGCCGCAGCTCAGTGCCGAACGCTTTGTCGATGGCTGGTACCGCACCGGCGACCTGGGGCGTTATCACCCCGATGGCCTGCTGGAATTCCTGGGCCGCGCAGACAGCCAGGTCAAGATCCGCGGACACCGCATCGAGCTGGGGGAGATCGAAGCCGCCCTGGTCCGCCATCCCGCCGTCAGCATGGCCGTGGCGTTGGTCACGGGGCAGAACCGGTTGATGGCTGCCGTCACGGCCACCGTCCCCGCGCAGGCACTGGCGGCACACCTCGAACAATGCCTGCCAGCCTACATGCGCCCGGAACAACTGCAGGTGCTGGATCGCCTGCCCTTGAGCAGCAATGGCAAGGTCGATCGCCGCGCCCTGCTGGCCGCCCTGGAGGCCATCGCCCAGCCAACCCCGGACCTGGACGAGCAGCCCCTGAGCGAAGGCGAACAGCTGATCGCCGAGCTCTGGCAACAGCTACTCAACGTGCCCAGCGTATCGCGCCACGACAACTTTTTCCGTCTGGGCGGCGACAGCCTGTTGGCCACGCGCTTCCTCGAAATGCTGCGCACCCGCCTCGGCGTGGAAATCCCCATGGGCCAGTTGTTCGGTGCCGCCACATTGCTGGAAGTGGCGCAAACCCTCGAATGCCAACCCAACCCAGACACCGTTGAAGAAGGCGTCATCTGA
- a CDS encoding ABC transporter ATP-binding protein encodes MPVDSGLQVRGLRKRYSNGVQALDGVDLRVGPGMYGLLGPNGAGKSSLMRTLATLQQPDAGSIHLDGVDVLTDSNHLRRRLGYLPQQLGAYPGVSARDLLDRFAWLKGRTQARQRREEVEALLDKVNLQEAAHRAVATYSGGMLRRFGIAMALVGSPRLLIVDEPTAGLDPAERNRFHRVLADVAAQSIVLLSTHIVEDVENLCSRLAVLAGGRIIVEGRPADLLAAEQGRLWEASFGRGETLPEALHVAASPDGSRVIVHGERPVDPRFTPRAPRLEDIYYLALAQAGEALDA; translated from the coding sequence ATGCCAGTCGATTCGGGTTTACAAGTGCGCGGGTTACGCAAGCGCTACAGCAATGGTGTCCAGGCGCTGGACGGTGTGGACCTGAGGGTCGGTCCCGGGATGTATGGGTTGCTGGGCCCCAACGGGGCCGGCAAGAGCAGCCTGATGCGCACACTGGCGACCCTGCAGCAGCCGGACGCCGGCAGTATTCACCTGGATGGCGTGGACGTGCTGACCGACTCCAATCATCTGCGTCGACGCCTGGGCTATCTGCCGCAGCAGTTGGGCGCGTATCCGGGCGTCAGCGCGCGGGATCTGCTGGATCGTTTTGCCTGGCTGAAGGGCCGTACCCAGGCACGCCAGCGTCGGGAGGAAGTCGAGGCTCTGCTGGACAAGGTCAACCTGCAAGAAGCAGCGCACCGAGCCGTGGCCACGTATTCAGGCGGCATGTTGCGCCGGTTCGGAATCGCCATGGCCCTGGTGGGTTCGCCGCGGCTATTGATTGTCGACGAACCCACGGCGGGATTGGACCCGGCGGAGCGCAATCGCTTTCATCGGGTGCTGGCGGATGTCGCCGCCCAGTCCATTGTCTTGCTGTCGACCCATATCGTCGAGGACGTCGAGAACCTGTGCAGCCGCTTGGCGGTACTGGCCGGCGGGCGGATCATTGTCGAAGGCCGTCCGGCGGATCTGCTCGCGGCCGAGCAGGGTCGGCTGTGGGAGGCTTCGTTTGGCCGAGGCGAAACCTTGCCCGAGGCGCTGCATGTGGCGGCCAGCCCTGACGGCAGTCGTGTCATCGTGCATGGCGAACGCCCTGTCGACCCGCGTTTCACGCCCCGGGCGCCGCGCCTGGAAGACATCTATTACCTGGCCCTGGCCCAGGCCGGTGAGGCGCTCGACGCATGA
- a CDS encoding ABC transporter permease: MSTFALLMREAWVEVRAGLRSGIPLLVFLGLTGYLLMSLTNADYVQKMGASDIARNAPSLIYLMSCGCMFFLFFAWAWVFAQPALRDRKAQLEEVLLALPLSLPTLLWGRFIGAAVVGGLLASSLIVGFLVSPVLGWLGWVPMASIGAPAWPALGFAWVALLLPVSTGIGALYYLLALRSRGLAAPFGLATVLMLLWMFAVVVLKGGHINPLLAASLDPSLFTFAQAQVETWTAAQKSQSLLALTPGFWLNRGLWCAVPLLLLAGVLARISRQGLMGRRGGALLAEPPMRLAPTVRLPGALAASHWSVALWRETRWQLRQIAARKIWWVALGLLLVMGMLSGFVHVVWHARGAMVPRADLILPLLSSALFLVIAFIIAALVGLVSRRDDVEGLDAMLQATPAPVWLRLLGRAACVTITTLMLALVPGLASLLISAITAPGSMAPGFVLIYQGLVFAPPLLELAMLTVLVHALIRRAGLAYATSMLLTFFLVLNHELGLVSYPPYEMAIPGHVALSGLTGWAPWLPFLTTLASWKLAGCLVMVAIAALFLPRGPQRRRLMDMRQHLMGVPGVLLALGATGMLGSGVMLHRQLVERGDYQSAVQARAERAAWEQRWLAGAGAWQVAGGRLRLRVDRSNRRIEGHWALDGVTAAKGHLDAELPPGTQVTTVSVMGRPVTFEQATDHLRVPLNECAVAGCSVELNWTLDAIGWPGEGEGFWLGPHGVWLEARRVMPRLGVDSERGLRAPVQRSEAGLSSEAPMLPAGSAVAAYAMAPAGTWHWLIETDTQSISASSQGPLDFAYTWTTKASVQALRGMQVLTDAGRLHTAGEVREDLDAMAACVARRLGSCPKVDQVSQWPTGMGPSRLSNGHLLLGQTPDWDVAETGVGRWTRRSHIAELLARQVLIDASDLRQAPGYLLLSQGIAGAIGLLCVGDVDGPQARSTLVKLKAEDLTRALGGDGEPIGTLAEAREQSWAASYAPLVSLEWVAGQSPEQLTALTAGIRAGQGWPSAIRGLLGPPSDQAVTGALERWGKPQ; the protein is encoded by the coding sequence ATGAGTACGTTCGCTCTGCTGATGCGCGAGGCCTGGGTGGAAGTGCGCGCCGGGCTGCGCAGCGGCATCCCTTTGCTGGTGTTTCTCGGTCTGACCGGCTATCTGCTGATGTCGCTGACCAACGCGGATTACGTACAGAAAATGGGCGCCAGCGACATCGCCCGCAATGCGCCGAGCCTGATCTACCTGATGTCGTGCGGGTGCATGTTCTTCCTGTTTTTTGCCTGGGCCTGGGTCTTTGCCCAGCCGGCGCTCAGGGATCGCAAGGCGCAACTGGAGGAGGTCCTGCTGGCCTTGCCGCTGTCATTACCGACCCTGTTATGGGGCCGGTTCATCGGCGCTGCCGTGGTCGGCGGGTTGCTTGCCAGTTCGTTGATTGTCGGGTTTCTGGTCAGCCCTGTACTGGGCTGGCTGGGTTGGGTGCCGATGGCGAGCATCGGGGCGCCGGCGTGGCCGGCCCTGGGTTTTGCCTGGGTGGCCTTGCTGTTGCCGGTGAGCACCGGTATCGGTGCCCTGTATTACCTGCTGGCCTTGCGCAGTCGAGGCCTGGCCGCGCCCTTTGGCCTGGCCACGGTATTGATGCTGTTGTGGATGTTCGCCGTGGTGGTGCTCAAGGGTGGGCATATCAACCCGCTGTTGGCCGCGAGCCTCGATCCGTCGTTGTTCACCTTTGCCCAGGCCCAGGTGGAAACCTGGACCGCTGCTCAAAAATCCCAGTCCTTACTGGCATTGACACCGGGATTCTGGCTCAACAGGGGCCTGTGGTGCGCAGTGCCGTTGCTGCTGCTCGCCGGGGTGCTGGCCCGAATCAGTCGTCAGGGTCTGATGGGGCGTCGCGGCGGTGCGTTGCTGGCGGAACCGCCAATGCGTCTGGCCCCCACCGTTCGTTTGCCGGGGGCGTTAGCAGCCTCTCATTGGTCGGTGGCTTTGTGGCGTGAGACCCGCTGGCAATTGCGGCAGATAGCCGCCCGCAAGATCTGGTGGGTGGCGCTTGGCTTGTTGCTGGTAATGGGGATGCTCAGTGGCTTTGTTCACGTGGTCTGGCATGCCCGGGGAGCGATGGTGCCCCGTGCGGATCTGATCCTGCCGCTGCTGTCCAGTGCCTTGTTCCTGGTGATTGCGTTCATCATCGCGGCGCTGGTGGGGCTGGTGAGCCGGCGTGATGACGTGGAAGGGCTGGATGCGATGTTGCAGGCGACCCCCGCACCGGTGTGGTTGCGCCTGCTGGGGCGTGCGGCCTGCGTAACAATCACCACGTTGATGCTGGCCCTGGTGCCCGGCCTGGCCAGCCTGCTGATCAGCGCCATCACCGCGCCTGGCAGCATGGCGCCGGGTTTTGTGCTGATCTATCAGGGGTTGGTCTTCGCGCCGCCCCTCTTGGAGTTGGCGATGTTGACGGTGCTGGTTCATGCACTGATTCGTCGCGCCGGCCTGGCGTACGCCACTTCGATGCTGCTGACGTTTTTCCTGGTGCTCAACCACGAGCTCGGCCTGGTCAGCTATCCGCCGTATGAAATGGCGATCCCCGGCCATGTGGCCCTGTCTGGCCTCACGGGCTGGGCGCCCTGGTTGCCCTTTCTCACGACCTTGGCGAGCTGGAAACTGGCCGGATGCCTGGTGATGGTGGCGATCGCTGCATTGTTCTTGCCTCGCGGGCCGCAACGGCGGCGTTTGATGGATATGCGTCAACACCTGATGGGGGTGCCCGGAGTCCTGCTGGCGTTGGGGGCCACAGGCATGCTCGGCAGCGGCGTGATGTTGCACCGTCAGTTGGTGGAGCGTGGCGATTACCAGTCCGCCGTGCAGGCGCGTGCCGAGCGCGCGGCCTGGGAACAGCGCTGGCTGGCCGGCGCCGGAGCCTGGCAGGTAGCGGGCGGCCGTCTGCGATTGAGGGTCGATCGTTCGAACCGACGGATCGAGGGGCATTGGGCCCTGGACGGGGTGACCGCTGCCAAGGGGCATCTGGATGCAGAATTGCCTCCCGGCACACAGGTCACCACCGTCAGTGTCATGGGCCGTCCGGTGACCTTTGAACAGGCAACGGATCACCTGCGAGTGCCGTTGAACGAGTGTGCGGTGGCTGGCTGCAGCGTGGAGCTGAACTGGACCCTGGACGCCATCGGATGGCCTGGCGAAGGCGAAGGCTTCTGGCTAGGCCCCCACGGTGTCTGGCTGGAGGCACGCCGAGTCATGCCACGCCTGGGCGTCGACAGTGAACGCGGGTTGCGGGCACCGGTACAACGCAGCGAAGCCGGGTTATCGTCCGAGGCGCCGATGCTGCCAGCCGGTTCGGCCGTTGCGGCGTACGCCATGGCTCCTGCGGGCACCTGGCACTGGCTGATCGAGACCGACACTCAGTCCATCAGTGCCAGCAGCCAGGGTCCCCTGGACTTTGCCTATACGTGGACAACGAAAGCGTCCGTGCAAGCCCTTCGGGGCATGCAGGTGCTGACAGATGCTGGCCGTTTGCACACCGCTGGCGAGGTGCGCGAAGACCTGGATGCCATGGCCGCTTGTGTGGCAAGGCGCCTGGGCAGCTGCCCCAAGGTCGACCAGGTGAGTCAGTGGCCGACCGGCATGGGCCCGAGTCGCTTGAGCAATGGTCATCTGCTGCTGGGGCAGACGCCCGATTGGGATGTGGCAGAGACGGGCGTCGGACGTTGGACGCGGCGCAGCCATATCGCCGAGCTGCTGGCGCGCCAAGTGTTGATCGATGCAAGTGACCTGCGCCAGGCGCCGGGCTACCTGTTGCTCAGCCAGGGCATCGCCGGAGCCATCGGCTTGCTATGCGTGGGTGACGTCGATGGTCCGCAAGCCCGGTCGACGCTGGTCAAGCTCAAGGCCGAAGACTTGACCCGGGCATTGGGTGGCGACGGTGAGCCCATCGGCACCCTGGCCGAGGCCCGTGAACAGAGCTGGGCGGCGTCTTATGCGCCCTTGGTCAGCCTGGAATGGGTGGCCGGCCAGAGCCCCGAACAGCTGACGGCGTTGACCGCCGGGATCCGAGCCGGCCAGGGATGGCCCTCTGCGATACGCGGCCTGCTGGGCCCGCCTTCCGATCAAGCGGTCACCGGAGCGCTCGAGCGCTGGGGGAAGCCGCAATGA